The Gillisia sp. Hel_I_86 genome has a segment encoding these proteins:
- a CDS encoding MFS transporter: MDTRLGLRENWKQFSLLVLVSAFVGGMIGLERSIFPEYAQKVFGIESKTAILSFITAFGITKALTNYFTGRLANAIGRKNLLVIGWLFAIPVPFILMNANGWNWVIVANLLLGINQGLTWSSTVVMKIDLVGEKNRGLAMGLNEFAGYFAIGIVAFLSGYVADRYGITPYPFYIGIVISIIGFLLSLFFINDTSKFVALESKDDNSTELKNIFWETTLKDKTLSSVSQAGLVNNLNDGMIWGLLPIILLQANYDSQNIGIITAIYPTVWGLGQLFTGRMSDIYSKKAMLFWGMLLQGFAILILPFITESYIMLIALTFALGIGTALVYPTFLSTIAAATSPAQRAESIGTFRLWRDLGYAIGAIVSGIIADLFGVSMAILSIGAITIVSAMVIKFRMPELKTIKNN, from the coding sequence ATGGATACTCGCTTAGGCTTAAGAGAGAACTGGAAGCAGTTTTCGCTGTTGGTTTTGGTAAGCGCCTTTGTTGGCGGTATGATAGGGTTGGAACGCAGCATATTCCCTGAATATGCACAAAAAGTTTTTGGGATTGAATCAAAAACAGCCATACTTTCATTCATAACAGCCTTCGGAATTACCAAGGCTCTGACCAATTACTTTACTGGGCGTTTGGCAAATGCCATAGGTCGGAAAAATTTATTGGTTATTGGGTGGTTATTTGCCATTCCTGTTCCTTTTATTTTGATGAACGCAAACGGTTGGAACTGGGTAATAGTTGCCAATCTTCTTTTAGGAATCAACCAAGGTCTGACTTGGAGCAGTACGGTGGTAATGAAAATTGACCTTGTAGGAGAGAAAAATCGCGGTCTGGCAATGGGACTCAATGAATTTGCAGGTTATTTTGCCATCGGTATAGTGGCATTCCTTTCAGGTTACGTGGCAGACCGATATGGTATTACCCCTTATCCGTTTTACATAGGAATAGTTATATCTATAATAGGATTTTTATTGAGTCTATTTTTTATAAATGATACGAGCAAATTTGTTGCCTTAGAAAGTAAAGATGATAATTCAACCGAACTAAAGAATATATTTTGGGAAACCACATTAAAAGATAAAACACTTAGCTCAGTGAGCCAAGCAGGTCTGGTGAACAACCTTAATGACGGAATGATATGGGGGCTATTGCCCATAATTTTGCTTCAAGCCAATTATGATTCCCAAAATATAGGGATTATAACAGCTATCTACCCTACGGTTTGGGGATTGGGACAATTATTTACTGGTAGGATGTCAGATATATATTCAAAAAAGGCGATGTTGTTTTGGGGAATGCTTTTGCAAGGTTTTGCCATTTTAATTTTACCCTTCATTACAGAGAGCTACATAATGCTAATTGCCTTAACCTTTGCGTTGGGGATTGGTACTGCGCTGGTCTACCCTACATTCTTGTCTACAATTGCAGCTGCCACGAGCCCAGCCCAACGTGCCGAAAGCATAGGTACTTTTAGGCTATGGCGAGATTTGGGATATGCTATTGGAGCAATAGTTTCTGGGATCATTGCGGATTTATTCGGTGTGTCGATGGCAATATTGTCTATAGGTGCCATAACCATAGTTTCGGCAATGGTAATCAAATTTAGGATGCCAGAACTAAAGACCATTAAAAATAATTAA